A stretch of the Streptomyces ortus genome encodes the following:
- a CDS encoding sensor histidine kinase codes for MRRPDRGGAAGAARLPLRKSLAGRLLTVSALVASCSVAATAWLAVQTTSVAIRQEQGQNLKSDAKIYNTLLGYAATHPDWDGADTTVRGLALESGRRIVLTTPGRRPFVDSSDSPSAGGGSSDDLLAQQASAVVDPRSVDTVLVPDAAKAGGDRVDPRAVGPFRLPAKEHDALRKAAAGRVECLSRMGIAADVVESPGGRPRVQYVSDETDEGTDSVTDRDMEAKCFASYPVGPTATERKALSALNQLADACLKRQGRAAVKLNLDLSWDRSYPYGRDDAVSGAEDGLSEREAKALAAKKAQDAATAERKAASGGALDYAPAEIRDSAYDRAVGNCVESARREQLTGYVAEPALLFIGGPGAAGVPGLDLSRANTARIAGVTALVLALTVGASVLAGARLVRPLHALTGAAQRMRKGLDATPVPVPVVSDNEIGRLTAAFNDMAAHRARLEEQRKVMVSDVAHELRTPLSNIRGWLEAAHDGLAVPDPAFVSSLLEEAVQLQHLINDLQDLGAAEAGALRLHRKPVRIDELLGQVAAAHQGLAETAGVTLTVLTPPPGTPHPPLLDADPVRLRQTVSNLLSNAVRHTPAGGTVTLRRYVTDPGDEFVVEVSDTGSGIPAADLPYVFDRFWRAEKSRNRSTGGSGLGLAIVLKLAEAHGGTVDVASTEGEGATFTLRLPTAESRKPEGPGRP; via the coding sequence ATGCGTCGTCCTGACAGGGGAGGAGCGGCAGGGGCCGCCCGGCTGCCGCTGCGCAAGAGCCTGGCGGGGCGGCTGTTGACCGTGTCGGCGCTGGTGGCCTCGTGCTCGGTCGCCGCGACCGCCTGGCTGGCCGTGCAGACGACCTCCGTCGCGATCCGCCAGGAGCAGGGGCAGAACCTCAAGTCCGACGCGAAGATCTACAACACCCTCCTCGGCTACGCGGCCACCCATCCCGACTGGGACGGCGCCGACACCACCGTGCGAGGTCTGGCCCTGGAGTCCGGGCGCCGGATCGTGCTCACCACACCGGGCCGACGCCCGTTCGTGGACTCGTCCGACTCGCCCTCAGCGGGCGGCGGTTCGTCCGACGATCTGCTCGCTCAGCAGGCCTCGGCGGTCGTGGATCCGCGTTCCGTCGATACCGTGCTGGTGCCCGACGCGGCCAAGGCCGGCGGCGACCGCGTCGATCCACGGGCCGTGGGGCCCTTCCGGCTGCCCGCGAAGGAACACGACGCACTACGGAAGGCCGCCGCCGGGAGGGTGGAGTGCCTCAGCCGGATGGGTATCGCCGCCGACGTCGTCGAGAGTCCGGGCGGACGGCCCCGCGTTCAGTACGTGAGCGACGAGACCGACGAGGGGACCGACAGCGTCACCGACCGTGACATGGAGGCGAAGTGCTTTGCGTCCTACCCGGTCGGTCCCACCGCGACCGAGCGGAAGGCCCTGAGCGCCCTCAACCAACTGGCTGACGCCTGTCTGAAACGACAGGGTCGCGCCGCCGTGAAACTGAACCTGGACCTGTCCTGGGACCGGAGTTACCCATACGGGCGGGACGACGCGGTCTCCGGCGCCGAGGACGGCCTCAGCGAACGGGAGGCGAAGGCCCTGGCCGCCAAGAAGGCGCAGGACGCCGCGACGGCCGAACGCAAAGCGGCTTCCGGCGGCGCACTCGACTACGCCCCCGCCGAGATCCGCGACAGCGCGTACGACCGGGCCGTGGGCAACTGTGTCGAAAGCGCCCGCCGGGAACAGCTCACGGGCTATGTCGCCGAGCCCGCACTCCTGTTCATCGGCGGCCCCGGTGCCGCCGGTGTGCCTGGCCTCGACCTCTCCCGCGCCAACACCGCACGCATCGCCGGTGTCACCGCTCTGGTCCTCGCCCTCACCGTCGGCGCCTCGGTGCTCGCCGGAGCCAGGCTCGTACGCCCGTTGCACGCGCTCACCGGCGCCGCCCAGCGCATGCGGAAGGGCCTGGACGCGACGCCGGTGCCCGTGCCCGTCGTCTCCGACAACGAGATCGGACGGCTGACGGCGGCCTTCAACGACATGGCCGCGCACCGGGCCCGCCTGGAGGAGCAGCGCAAGGTGATGGTCAGCGATGTCGCCCATGAGCTGCGAACGCCGCTGAGTAACATCCGGGGCTGGCTGGAGGCGGCCCACGACGGACTGGCCGTGCCGGACCCCGCGTTCGTCTCCTCGCTCCTGGAGGAGGCGGTGCAGCTCCAGCACCTCATCAACGACCTCCAGGACCTGGGCGCGGCCGAGGCGGGCGCCCTGCGGCTGCACCGCAAGCCGGTACGGATCGACGAGCTGCTCGGCCAGGTCGCCGCCGCGCACCAGGGGTTGGCCGAGACGGCGGGCGTCACCCTCACGGTCCTGACACCCCCGCCGGGCACCCCTCACCCACCGCTCCTCGACGCCGACCCCGTACGGCTGCGGCAGACCGTCAGCAACCTGCTCTCCAACGCGGTGCGCCACACCCCGGCCGGAGGCACGGTGACCCTGCGCCGGTACGTCACCGACCCGGGGGACGAGTTCGTCGTGGAGGTGTCCGACACCGGCAGTGGCATTCCCGCGGCCGACCTCCCGTACGTGTTCGACCGCTTCTGGCGGGCGGAGAAGTCCCGCAATCGCAGCACCGGCGGCAGCGGCCTCGGTCTGGCGATCGTCCTCAAGCTCGCCGAGGCCCACGGCGGCACCGTGGACGTGGCGAGCACGGAGGGGGAGGGGGCCACCTTCACCCTGCGGCTGCCGACAGCCGAGTCACGGAAGCCGGAGGGCCCAGGTCGACCCTGA
- a CDS encoding class F sortase, translating into MPPAHRPVLSRARLATLTLLTLVTLLTGCSSGPDPRGRVAPTAPAAASGAPKSERPAADAPAAPAEVAVPSVGITSSLMELGLNTDRTVQVPPAEKGMTAGWYTGGAVPGEIGAAVIIGHNDTRFGEAVFHDLKKIKKGADITVTDRTGKALHFTVTATESVAKNAFPTEKVYGPTQERALRLITCDGDFDAQGHPVDNLIVYATAS; encoded by the coding sequence TTGCCCCCTGCACACCGTCCGGTCCTGTCCCGGGCCCGCCTCGCGACCCTCACCCTGTTGACCCTCGTCACCCTGCTCACCGGCTGTTCGTCCGGCCCCGACCCGAGGGGCCGGGTCGCCCCGACCGCCCCCGCCGCCGCGTCGGGCGCTCCGAAGTCCGAGCGGCCTGCGGCCGACGCTCCGGCGGCCCCTGCCGAGGTGGCCGTTCCCTCCGTGGGGATCACCAGTTCGCTGATGGAGCTGGGCCTCAACACGGACCGGACGGTCCAGGTCCCGCCGGCCGAGAAGGGGATGACCGCAGGCTGGTACACGGGCGGTGCGGTGCCCGGTGAGATCGGCGCGGCCGTCATCATCGGCCACAACGACACCCGCTTCGGCGAGGCCGTCTTCCACGACCTGAAGAAGATCAAGAAGGGTGCGGACATCACCGTCACCGACAGGACGGGAAAAGCCCTCCACTTCACCGTCACGGCCACGGAGAGTGTCGCCAAGAACGCCTTCCCGACGGAGAAGGTCTACGGGCCCACCCAGGAACGTGCTCTACGGCTCATCACGTGCGACGGCGACTTCGACGCGCAGGGGCATCCTGTCGACAACCTCATCGTGTACGCGACAGCGAGCTGA